One Glycine max cultivar Williams 82 chromosome 8, Glycine_max_v4.0, whole genome shotgun sequence genomic window, CATTTTtatatctagaaaaaaaaaaatctgttacaCGAAAAAGAATATATTCATTATTATAGGATTTATTCTCAGCTTTCGGGTTAGTTAGTTAAATTTGCCTTCTTAAAGTattattctaattcaaatttcaaaactagtTAGGCATTGTTTTTAACTAACCTACACCACGGGATAATTGATGTTATAACCCGGCAAACAATCTCTCTCTCAGCCTTTATTCCGCATGATATTAGCTCTAATATCAATTGTTGGATCCTCTTCTTATTAGTAGGCCAAAAGCTTAAACTAATAGTTAGGGTAtcattctttttacttaagatCGTAATtaactctctttctctctctctctctatatatatatataacttttccaACAAACTTTTTAGCAATATAAACAATACAATAATCGAACAAGTACACTCAAAATATGACATAATCTTTCTAAGTTTTCATCATAAAATCCAACACTAAACTTAGACATTTTTCAAGggtttaattataagaaaaccaTACGACATTCTTCAAacatctattattattattataataataataataataataataatatctaaggtatctctagtaaaataatttaatataataaaacaatagtTCAAAAAAGATTTATTTCTAATACTCAAAATTTAAGTATTACATGAAATCTGCCTAAAATATTGCATAGCTCAACCTTTTCAAAACTTTATCATTGCATGTTTTAAAAAGTGTTTAAAAAAAGGTTtgcaataatattttgaaagcacaattatacttttttttgtcttacaaatttgattagtttttattgttgaacaattagatttttttttacatttgataTGCGTAACTTATGGAATGTATTTGGACAAACAGAATGTCCGCATACATCTAGACCCAGTCCATAGAGATACAAAAATAAAGATGTCTACacatgttgtgtttgtttgttgttttctggaacataaataaatatttgcaaATTATATGAGAAAAGTTACGTCATTTTCACAGATCATTAAATGGGGCATTATAAGcaacttattttacattatttttgtccatttaaaattgttttctaaaatataCAAGAAAATTCTGTCATTTTAACATAACATTAAATTCACATTTTTTACTTaatctattttataataattagtgtCATTTTAGAATGTtaagaaaagattaaaagaattctgaattctagaagaagaaaaaaaacgaacaaaattatcttttttataagagTAAACATTATTAATATCTCCtgtaaaaatcattattaatatttcgTCTCCTAAAGTTGAATATTTAATGAGTATTAATGTTgaattctagaaaaaaaaaatacggaattaaattatcttttcttttaagaGTAAATAAGCACTACTAATATTTTGtctcaaaaaaacaaaaggatagTTATTGAGCATTAATGCAGAAAAggacaatattttaaaaataacgaGTAAAGTTAGCGTGTTATGCACAAGATAAcagttttttaatattaaatttaattatttaattgaatcatatgtttatgaaaaaaatatttaaatattagagTTTAATGTCTATATATAGAAGATATAAAATCTTACATTGTCCTTTAGTCACACATCAtcctttaaattaatataatataatataataattattttaaaagttaataaatttaataataaatttgattaaataacTATGTATAacttttatactaataatatataataatttttctctaaataaatattaataaataaaagtgattaaaatttaattatgcatATAAGGGATGAGAAATTTACAACATTAaactataaaacaaatataatataagaaatattattCTATTGATATAAGCCATAAATTATTGAAATGATGATATGAAATTTATAACATCTTGaaattcacaaaaataatataacaacagtaaattcaaatttgtgttaaatattaaaacttCTTTATAaatctcataaataaatatttttgtacactctttatctttattgttaactatcaaaatatttaatcccTTTTTAAATATAACTCTTATACACtgatcatgaaaaaaaaacttattatagaCAAAAATATACGAGATAGATTcaccttaacttttattaataataataacaaatgaaacaactatttggaaaataataatttaatgttgaaaagtaaaattacaaaagttattggaaaaataaaaaccaatactacaaaaaggattaaattaaatcacatgTTTCACCAACCAATTGTGTCTCAAAGTCTTGTCCTTCCAATAAAAACATGTCTCATTACTtagaaatatgaaattaaattatcttatGTCTGATCTTTAATTGATGTAACATGTTTTAGTGGATGAAAAGGAGATGAGACCCATTTAGCGGAAGGAAATTATTCAACTTATTAATTAAACTccattaacttataaaaaaaaaaaaagcatcggccattaaatgatttaattaatcaattatattaacTATGCAATAATCTTCTACATTAAAGCAAAACGTACAACTGACCCGTTTTACGGTCACAACGTAATGAACGTatagttattatattataaataaacataacGTAAGGGGGCGTGGTCTGTCATATACACTCCAGAAAACGTAtcattctttcatttctttgtttgcagagaagaaaaaatgacgTTGAAGGTGTTAGATGCCACAGTGTCGAGCTTTGATGGAGTGTTTGAGAAGTTCCGATCAGAGGCTCCAAAAAATAAGGCCAATCTCATCCTCTTCTTGGCTGACAAAGATCCTTCTACCTCTCTCAGCTGGTGCCCTggtctctttcttctttctctttttcataaACTGCTCTTTACTATGTTCTTGTTTTGTTTCCTCTTTTTGCTCTTACCCACAtgaaactctctctctctctctctctctctctgcgtTCACACAGTTAGCCAATGAGaatcattagataaataaaaagacGACTCGGATTTTATCTTGACAAATGAAATGGAACTTAAAACATGTTTTGAAATTGAGCCTTTTTCATCTTCATGTAACTGTTCTGATTTAATAGCTATGGGTTTGTGAATTTGGTTTTTGCTCTCTCATATAATTAGCATGTGCATGGAGAATTTGActtcatatttttcttctccTAGAAGTGTTTATGGATAAACTTACCCAACCAGAGTCTGTATTAGTTAACTTGTGGGAAAAAGAGCTTCTCATTGATTGATGTTCTGTGGAATGTggatgttttaatttatttatttcattctgTGGTGGTGAATATAAATTACCAATAAAAGTATTATAGtaagtataaaaagataaaGTATTATATTAGACAACAAAAAAAGGTTATATTGGCATTGATCATAAGAGGATCTACCTGAATTAGTAGTTGAGCAAAGTGCATGAGTTGTTTGAAACTTCTTAGTACCTGTGTTTGATTCTGGATCAAAAAAGATTGATATTGATTACTTCTTTTTTGTCAAATTGTTGGAATTTGGTGATAGTTTGAGAGGCATGATTAGACAGACTAGTTTACCAGAATCCACCAATATAACTAGTTTtctcctctctttttttaatattttccttttccttcctAGATTGTGTGAGAGCTGAACCTGTGATCTACAAGAAGCTAGAGGCTTCATCTGATGAGATTTCACTTTTGAGGGCTTATGTTGGAGATAGACCAACATGGAGGAACCCCCAACATCCATGGAGGGTGCAACCTAGGTTCAAGCTCACTGGGGTGCCAACCTTGATCCGTTGGGAGAATGACACAGTCAAAGCTCGCTTGGAGGATCATGAAGCTcacattgaaaacaaaattgaagctCTTGTTGCTGACAAGTAGAAAATGATTCCCATTGCAGTGTCTTGGATAGTTGTTATCTCAAATATAGTTCAAACAATGTTTGCTGTACTCTTATCAGCAATTTATCCCTATCATACTTTTAAATTTGCTGCTAAagcattaatattaataaatgatgAGTACCAATGGTGACAAGGTAAGTCTAAAAATCAATGGTGTGTATACAACCTAAGTAAGCGTGAATTTTGCACCAGTTACCTATTTGGTGTTTCTGCAGACTGAAAAATAGTccattgaaaattttgattcaGAATTTATTGTACCTTCATAGTTCCTACTGCCTAGTCGAGAGCTAAAACCATATTTAAAGGCTTTTTAAAAATCAAGTAAGCTGCTGCATTTTACTGTGCAGTCACTCCTTTCATTGCCAGAGTCATCAGAGAAAGTTGTCATTGgcagcaaaaaaattaaattcaaacacCATTGATTATTGACGATGCTTGTGCCATGTTGAACATGGAGGGCTGTTACATTATACCAAAACTATTCACAGTTTTGagttgcatggaattccttcaAGGCAATGGAACATCATCTTTATCTCCcaaatttttgcatattttttattttgtacgaCCCTACTAGAGTGTCTAACGTATCCATGCCTGATTGTACCATTATTTTTGTTGCATACctttaaattcataattaacaCAAATTGTACTTCTAAGTtctaagtataaaaaataaaaaactcatttttgtaAAATGCCTGAAAACATAGtaatcaaatttaatcataaattatgttCTTTTCAAACTATATatggattaaataaataaaaaatagtcaatCATTACATTAcagtttaatataaattaaacaggATGCAAATATACATGCAAAACAGTGACAAAAATATCTCTTCAAGCTGGTCATATTTGCCTTGTGTCTGCTAAACACACCCCAACTGCATTTCCGTTCTAGAGAAGAAATCCATCTGCAAATCAAAGAGAAATTGAGAGAACTACCTTTTAACATGTGGATCAGCAAACAAAGACATTTCAAACgaataaaagaaacatattttGGGTTGTTCAGTAAGGGTATCCTCTAAGCAAATATTTTATTGGAATTTATAAGTCACCCCTAATATTTACACGAATCTTATAGTGGCTATGTTGCATGGATACAATATCAAATGAAAAACTCTTTATTGTGAAAAATAAGAACTATAAATACAAACCATTAAATCATATTCTCATTTCTCACAATAATGAGTTATCACTTGATACaccctatatatgtgtgtaagtaatataaatttcataataatttcttaatagaataaaatatatgtaaattgtgaaaatggaagaaattaaCAAACTTACATCACATATCTAACAAGTAGGATGAAAATGGATATGATATAGCGAGCAAATATGGGAAGCTGAGAACAAGGGGGAAATCCCTAAACTTTAACCAAAAAACTCACTTTTTTGGGGGAAGGGGGAATCTAACTAACACCAAGACATACTTAGTCTCAGTTAGAGTTAGAGCCATACCCAAGCATGcccttttaaaacaattttcatGAGTACATGGACTGATCTAATGTTTACACCTGTACCATGATACCTTGCAATGAAGCATGCATGCTTCAGCGGTACTTGTATTCAGATAGCTTTGCCAAAGAACCAATTCACTTTTATGCTATCAATAAAGAAAATTTGTCATAGGTGTCTTAAATATTTATCACGATATCGTTAAAATTAATCACAACCACAACCATAATTGTTTGCCACTCAATTAGTTTCTATAAAATTCTCAAGAGTACGGAACTCTTACCTATATACATAAGGACCTGCAAACGATTACAAGGAACTCAATGAAAATATCAACTTTGACCATTTCAAAGCATAGGGACCAACTTCAAGCTGACATCACCATAAGGTTCTTCTTGTTGTACATCAAGAAGTCCATTAGTCTTCAAAACCTGTAATTCAACTTCCACATCAGTcccaaaagataaaatttacatgtcacaataaaagaaaagttgggGGAGGGGAACTATAACTGTTCACAAGGATGCTTGCTTTTGAATAAAGCATTATTTGTAGGACCTAAATTCAAGTATGGCATAAAAATATACATGCCTTATTTTTACAATCAAATTGACTACACATTTTTCTAGCAAATATTAGCAGAACCAAATCTGTAGGCAGGGTTTAAAGCTATAATTATGTTGATCACAAAAAACATAATCATCCAAAATTAATAGGAAGAcacatataattatataaatataggaATTCTATATAGTGAGAAAGCAACTTTTATACAATAGAGAGGAATAAAACTTAATACAACTATATTAAAGGTTAATTAAAGTAACATTAAAAACATacacacaaacaacaaatattCAGATTCTTTGGACATAATCGAGGGTCTTTTACACAGATGAAAATGTTTCAGAACTCAACCCACCAATACTTCAAAGAACATACGAGCggcaatatttttagttttcccTTTCAAGATCTTGTTTAAGCTGAGATCTCCAGCAGGTTCCTCCAAAATTGGGGAGATTGAAGAAAGTCTTTCAAAATATTGAGCTGCATGCCTGGAATAACAATACTGGCAATGTTCAGACACTATAGAACTACAAAGAAGAAGCAGAAAGTACtatgaagaaacaaaagacataaaaaacttATGCATGGTGTGAATTAACACATTCTATCTTCTGGGAAAACATACAACATAAAGAAAATGGTTTCAATTGCTATGATTTATTTAAGGATTTCCTCACCTATCACCACATCATTCCTCTAGTTATATacatttaccaaaaaataattaccACACTGTTTTCAAACTTAGTTTTGTTTGTTATCTGAAATTAATTCCACTCTAAATGAATAATCTTTTCAGGCCCAAGGAAGAGGGAAGAAAGTCAGGTAACAGTTTGGAGTAGAGTACCTGGCAAATTCATAATGTGCATGTTCCTAGGCtatatgtgtaaaaaaaaactattaaaatgaTAGGATCATTTCACAAAATGGTACTTGAACAGAGTATCCTAAAAGCAAATTTTATTAGGGAATTACTATTAAGTCAAATTTCATTAACTTAAATTGTTGATAAGAAACAATTAAGATCCATAATAGTTGTTAAAATCAAGGGATGAGGGAATAGGGATAACTGCAGAGTGTTGATCGCTGTCTATTTAGCAAAATATCATCTGCCTCAGAAAAATGTAGTTTACAAAATATGAACAACTTGAACAAAAGCATGCACATTCTGTTAGTATAGAGGAATGAATAAGTACTTGGTCCTTTCAGACAATGTCTTGTTACTTCCACTTGTACCTTGTGAACCTGCAAAAATTACTTGTGTTATATACAATAAATCTGATGTAAAAATAGATACTGGCCATCTAGTATCATATAATACAAGCAATGCcacaataaataagtaaaacattTCACAGGAAAATCAAACTGAAGATGGCATTGAGAGAGAACCTACTGGCTGGTGTGGTGCTGTCCAATTTCAGAAACCAAAACTCCTACAAAAACAAGTTTGACAAGCTATCAGATGCATTCAACAATGCAACCATTTTAAGAGCATTAAAGGTAGGATAACTAGCAGCAAATTTTCTTCTCCCCATTCCCCAACAAGAATGGAAACCACAGATGGTAAAAATttagatagagagagagagagagagagatcgaATAACTAAAATAGTTACTCCCCATCCTCACCattcattttcttgaaatttaaCGGTTAAAGATTAGTTAGTTGTTAGAACCATTAGATTTCAAGAAAATGAAGTGTGAAGATGAGGAAAAACTCTTTGAGTTACTCTTTGGAGTAAGTTCATTCCTATATATATTGCAAATAGAAATGCCAAAAGCAAAACCATATAAGTCATGTGCAGAGTAGAATATACAAGGTTGTAAGCTATTGCTACTAGTTTGAAGAATATGATCCGAAGAGAACTTGTCACAGaagtatttcaattaaaatgagCATTAAGtcctaaaaactttaaaactGATTATTGAAGCACTTGACTATCAGAAAGACTCAACATCATGGTGCATACATATACAACAATATCTATCATAAGGGAGTTAAAAGTTAGAGTTACATTTATCCTCCTCACATTCCTTCTACCAAAAAAGTAATCAGAATAGACACATTGTACTGAAAGGAAATGGGATGTGATTAATCGAGAGACTATATGAAAGCATTCATAACAAAACCTAAAAGCTTACATCTGTTTTATCAGAACTCATCAAGTCATGAGTATCTGAATCTGGTGTTTGCATTGCCTCCAATCCATGAACTCCAGGTGACACTGCATAATCTAATGTATGCATTCTCTCAGATGCAATATTTGTATTCAAAGAAGCAATGGATATGTTATGAGATGAAGGCATATTGAAGCAATCTCTTCTATTAGGGCTCGTATAATCATCTTCATGTGGTGCTTGGGCGGTGGCAGGGGGGGTGACAGCAACATTTCGATTGTGTTCAACTTGCATATCAGTAACAGGAGAAGTAGCAGTTATTGCCTCTTCAGAGGTTTGGTCAGTAGTAGCTATTGGCTCTTCATGGGGATGGTCAGTAGCAGCTATTGGCTCTTCAGGGGGTTGGTTAGTAGCAGCTATTGGCTCTTCAGGGGGTTCATTAGTAGCAGCTAATGATTCTTCAGGGGGTTCGTTAGTTGGAGAAAGAGTTTCTTCACCCATCCTAACATCTGCATGATCTTCCTCAAAGATGACCAAATGAGATCTTGAACGTACATATTCACTTTTG contains:
- the LOC100810656 gene encoding thioredoxin-like protein Clot, producing MTLKVLDATVSSFDGVFEKFRSEAPKNKANLILFLADKDPSTSLSWCPDCVRAEPVIYKKLEASSDEISLLRAYVGDRPTWRNPQHPWRVQPRFKLTGVPTLIRWENDTVKARLEDHEAHIENKIEALVADK